In one Chitinophaga sancti genomic region, the following are encoded:
- a CDS encoding PDDEXK-like family protein, translating to MLNSIPVFLSAIKARQDFIREYESIYAKKLALGFNTLDFVLWNENKVSEILAYFLDPNGRHAQGDVYLQLFINRFNLRFTYSDFTKVSVQCEETTGSNRRVDIVLSYDQRSEMLGIENKIYPWTADQKDQVKDYVEYLKTFCKTDNYQLVYLAPKSKILTDYSAGPELQRLQEQGRLVMITYERDIIPLLDEFVSRTHNERVRYFLEDLKRKLTEKYMGSENLDEQAMLAKFINESEENFRNAFVVARSIDTLLAQLEIELTDQMASIGTEFQIPFDSQHHHFELPNLKNCYVKYSFELGGVIYGIVKKPDFFVAHREKILRPDLATHFGVKFKSSEWWPLYFQQYSQINSREDLWLDIRNQYFSNFMKEFIKKVMALPVDLVQGL from the coding sequence ATGCTGAATTCAATCCCCGTCTTTTTATCTGCTATAAAAGCCCGTCAGGATTTTATTCGTGAGTATGAATCTATTTATGCGAAGAAGTTGGCGTTGGGTTTTAATACGTTAGATTTTGTTCTATGGAATGAGAATAAAGTATCTGAAATACTGGCGTACTTTCTGGATCCGAATGGACGCCATGCACAGGGGGATGTTTACTTACAGCTTTTTATAAACAGATTCAATCTCCGGTTCACTTATTCGGATTTCACTAAAGTGTCGGTACAATGCGAAGAAACAACCGGATCCAACCGAAGAGTAGATATTGTATTGTCTTATGATCAGCGTAGTGAAATGCTGGGTATTGAAAATAAGATATATCCGTGGACTGCTGATCAAAAGGACCAGGTTAAGGATTATGTGGAATACTTAAAGACATTCTGTAAAACGGATAATTATCAGCTTGTATATTTGGCTCCTAAGTCAAAAATATTAACGGATTATAGTGCGGGACCGGAATTACAGCGTCTACAGGAGCAGGGTAGATTGGTGATGATAACTTATGAAAGGGATATCATTCCGCTCTTAGATGAGTTTGTTTCCAGGACACACAATGAGCGGGTCCGGTACTTCTTGGAAGACCTTAAACGAAAATTAACCGAAAAATATATGGGTAGCGAAAATTTAGATGAGCAGGCTATGCTGGCCAAGTTTATCAATGAGAGCGAGGAAAATTTTAGGAATGCATTTGTTGTCGCCAGGTCAATAGACACACTTTTGGCGCAGCTTGAAATTGAGTTGACCGATCAAATGGCATCAATAGGGACGGAATTCCAAATACCTTTTGACTCGCAACACCATCATTTTGAGTTGCCAAACCTGAAGAACTGTTACGTGAAATATAGTTTTGAATTAGGGGGTGTTATTTATGGGATCGTAAAAAAGCCTGATTTTTTTGTAGCACATCGGGAGAAAATATTGCGCCCGGATTTGGCAACTCATTTTGGTGTGAAATTCAAGTCTTCGGAGTGGTGGCCATTGTATTTTCAACAATATTCGCAAATTAATAGCCGTGAAGATTTGTGGCTGGATATTAGAAATCAATATTTTTCCAATTTCATGAAAGAATTTATTAAAAAGGTCATGGCGCTGCCAGTTGATTTGGTTCAGGGATTATGA
- a CDS encoding IS3 family transposase translates to MLEPNHPYLSIRRQCELLKLHRSGLYYVPVSETSENLEIMRILDAQYFLTPFYGERRLMALLRLKGYNINRKRIRRLMKLVNWNTLFQEPNTSKPDKSHKIYPYLLKGIDINKANQVWCCDITYIPMKKGFMYLCAIIDVHTRYVVNWGISNTMNAEWCRDIADVAILKHGKPEIFNTDQGSQFTSEVFTGLLKEHEIKISMDGKGRALDNIWIERLWRSVKYEHIYLNVHEDGLSLYQGLKGYFNFYNRTRVHQSLDYSTPIEAYMAKAA, encoded by the coding sequence ATGCTTGAACCAAATCATCCATACCTTAGTATTCGCCGTCAATGTGAGCTTTTAAAGCTGCACAGGAGTGGTTTGTATTATGTTCCTGTATCGGAGACAAGCGAGAACCTGGAAATAATGCGCATTCTTGACGCGCAATACTTTCTGACACCTTTCTATGGGGAACGTCGATTGATGGCTTTATTGCGTCTAAAAGGGTATAATATTAACAGAAAGAGAATAAGACGTCTGATGAAATTGGTAAACTGGAACACACTATTCCAGGAACCCAACACCAGTAAGCCGGATAAATCTCACAAAATATATCCTTACCTGCTCAAAGGCATCGATATCAATAAAGCTAACCAGGTTTGGTGTTGCGACATTACATATATTCCGATGAAAAAGGGCTTCATGTATTTATGCGCCATTATTGATGTACATACCCGCTACGTAGTCAACTGGGGCATAAGTAATACCATGAATGCAGAGTGGTGCAGAGATATTGCAGATGTTGCAATTTTGAAACACGGTAAGCCGGAAATATTTAATACAGATCAGGGCAGTCAGTTCACCAGCGAAGTGTTTACCGGTCTGTTAAAAGAACATGAAATCAAAATAAGCATGGACGGGAAAGGTCGGGCACTGGATAATATATGGATCGAACGACTGTGGAGGAGTGTTAAATATGAGCACATTTACCTGAACGTACACGAAGATGGTCTTTCGCTCTATCAGGGACTGAAAGGATATTTTAATTTTTATAATCGTACGCGTGTGCATCAATCATTGGATTATTCAACCCCAATAGAAGCCTATATGGCCAAAGCCGCATAA
- a CDS encoding transposase has translation MTKQSRRKFTGDFKAKVVMEALKERSTVEELAKKYDLHPTQINTWKREAAAKLASAFDSESGNKQQEQQADQLEKLYAQIGQLKVENDFLKKKL, from the coding sequence ATGACAAAGCAAAGCAGAAGAAAATTCACTGGAGACTTCAAGGCGAAAGTAGTCATGGAAGCCTTAAAAGAGCGTAGTACAGTTGAAGAACTAGCTAAGAAGTATGATTTGCATCCCACACAAATCAATACATGGAAACGAGAGGCGGCAGCCAAACTTGCCAGTGCGTTTGATTCAGAATCTGGAAACAAACAACAGGAACAACAAGCTGATCAACTGGAGAAATTGTATGCACAGATAGGTCAGCTTAAAGTTGAGAATGACTTCCTGAAAAAAAAATTGTAA